A window of Piliocolobus tephrosceles isolate RC106 unplaced genomic scaffold, ASM277652v3 unscaffolded_30172, whole genome shotgun sequence genomic DNA:
TGGAACTGAACCCTCCTACCGGAACTGAACTCTCCTACTAGGGAGCCCCGAGTACCGGCAGCGGTCAGCAGTGCCCTTGAACATAGAGACACATGCAGGCGACGACGTGGCGGTGTTCGCGCGCGGCCCGCAGGCGCACCTGGTTCCTGGCGTGCAGGAGCAGAGCTTCGTAGCGCACGTCATGGCATTTGCCGCCTGCCTGGAGCCCTACACGGCCTGCGACCTGGCGCCCCGCGCCGGCACCACCGACGCCGCACACCCGGAGCCGTCCGTGGTCCCCGCGTTGCTTCCTCTGCTGGCCGGGACCTTGCTGCTGGGGACGGCCACTGCTCcctgagtttgagatcagcctggccaacatggagaaacccagtctttattaaaa
This region includes:
- the LOC111523741 gene encoding alkaline phosphatase, germ cell type-like, giving the protein MAILGWVLQNAFGGKSETPRVSSFPSSQLYLLPSTTPTPYPKDQTLLLGAAYTALLYGNGPGYALKDGARPDVTESESGSPEYRQRSAVPLNIETHAGDDVAVFARGPQAHLVPGVQEQSFVAHVMAFAACLEPYTACDLAPRAGTTDAAHPEPSVVPALLPLLAGTLLLGTATAP